From a region of the Candidatus Dormiibacterota bacterium genome:
- a CDS encoding amidase — protein sequence MNRDPLNAIITRVDPPAEPHPGPLAGRTLVIKDLVDTAGVRTTYGSRIHADHVPDRTATAAQRLLDAGAVLIGKTNLTEYAWGVLGANPWYGTVHNPAHPGLTTGGSSSGNAAALAAGMCELALGTDTGCSIRLPSACCDTVGLKTRWGTLPMDGIFPLCPTLDTVGPMARSVADVALMWSVLGGRPAPQPRLAGLTVGVLTRPPSVGDGRIPEASDTAEQWVARLQRLGARVVAATVPEPAANTWPLFFAEAANSHRATFPSRAGEYGDNIRTKLELAQRRDPAEVAAAYAAIGEWRRYQPEVDLYVSPCFVTDLPPEDTDELAVRIPFSAWLRWINLIGWAGLAIGNLQLIAPQDETVLAAGLAWERDPASSES from the coding sequence GTGAACCGCGACCCGCTCAACGCCATCATCACCCGGGTGGACCCCCCGGCGGAGCCGCACCCCGGACCCCTCGCCGGCCGCACCCTGGTGATCAAGGACCTCGTCGACACCGCCGGTGTGCGCACCACCTACGGCTCGCGGATCCACGCCGACCACGTGCCCGACCGCACCGCCACCGCCGCCCAGCGCCTGCTCGACGCCGGGGCGGTGCTGATCGGCAAGACCAACCTCACCGAGTACGCCTGGGGGGTGCTCGGCGCCAACCCGTGGTACGGCACCGTCCACAACCCCGCCCACCCCGGCCTGACCACCGGCGGCTCCTCGAGCGGCAACGCCGCGGCGCTGGCGGCGGGGATGTGCGAGCTGGCGCTGGGCACCGACACCGGCTGCTCCATCCGCCTGCCCTCGGCGTGCTGCGACACCGTCGGCCTCAAGACCCGCTGGGGCACGCTGCCGATGGACGGCATCTTTCCGCTCTGCCCCACCCTCGACACCGTGGGGCCGATGGCGCGCAGCGTCGCCGACGTCGCGCTGATGTGGTCGGTCCTCGGCGGGCGGCCGGCGCCGCAGCCGCGACTCGCGGGGCTCACGGTCGGCGTCCTCACCCGGCCTCCGTCGGTGGGCGACGGCCGCATCCCCGAGGCCAGCGACACCGCCGAGCAGTGGGTGGCCAGACTCCAGCGGCTGGGTGCCCGGGTGGTGGCCGCAACCGTGCCCGAGCCGGCGGCGAACACCTGGCCACTCTTCTTCGCGGAGGCCGCGAACTCGCATCGCGCCACCTTCCCGTCGCGGGCCGGCGAGTACGGCGACAACATCAGGACCAAGCTGGAGCTCGCCCAGCGGCGCGATCCCGCCGAGGTCGCCGCCGCCTACGCCGCGATCGGGGAGTGGCGCCGTTACCAGCCCGAGGTCGACCTGTACGTCAGCCCGTGCTTCGTCACCGACCTGCCCCCCGAGGACACCGACGAGCTCGCGGTGCGCATCCCCTTCTCCGCCTGGCTGCGCTGGATCAACCTCATCGGCTGGGCCGGGCTCGCCATCGGCAACCTGCAGCTGATCGCCCCGCAGGACGAGACCGTGCTCGCCGCCGGCCTCGCCTGGGAGCGTGACCCAGCGAGCTCGGAGTCCTAG